Within the Sporosarcina luteola genome, the region AGTCCCGGTTTCAGTTCGACGGACAGGTCCGTCTCTTCTTCGATCAGGAGCTTGTACATGTTAATTAATAGTTCAGGTTCCGCCCCTAATTTGGCACCGATGACAAGCTGCTTGTCGTTCTTAGTAGGCAAGAGGGGCAGGACGATCATGAGTGTGGTAGCGACCAAAAATGCCATCAGTGCAATGGAAGCCCGTCGGAACGATAGCCCCTCGAATTTTCTCAGCAACAAGTCGAATGACAGGGCGAGAAGTGCTGCAGGGATTGCGCCGAGAACGATTAGGGAAGGGCTGTTCCGGTCGATGCCGAGAAGGATGAGATCGCCGAGACCGCCAGCGCCAATCAAGGCAGCAAGAGTGGCGGTTCCTACGATCAGCACCATCGATGTCCGGATGCCCGCCATAATGACAGGCATGGCTAGAGGCAGTTCGACTTTCGTTAGACGCTTCCGTCGGTTCATCCCCATCGCTGTCGCCGCATCGATCAAGGAAGGGTCGATTCCCTTGATGCCTGTATACGTGTTGCGCAAGATCGGCAGCAATGCATATGCAACGAGTGCGATGATGGCAGGGATCTTGCCGATGCCGAACAATGGGATCAGCAGCCCGAGCAATGCGAGCGACGGAATGGTCTGCAGCACGGCGCTTGTCCCGATGACTGTTTCTGCAATCCGCTGCCGGGTTGTCAAATAGACGCCGACCGGGATAGCTATGAGAATAGCAAAGAAGAGTGCGATGAGCGAGATTTGGATATGCTCCAACAACGCCAAAGCCAATTCGCCTTTCCGATCTTGAAAAACGTTTACGAAGTCACCCATGCGCTACATGTCCTCCTTCCTGCCCGTGTGCCAAATAGGCGATGACCGTTTGTCTTGAAATGGTGCCGATCAGTTCGTCTTCTTGCTTGATGACGGCCCGATCTGATTGAGCTAATGCATGCAGCACTTCATCCCACCCGGCATTGAAAGACAATAGAGGCAATCGGTCCGTATCTGACGTCATCGGCTCCAGATGCTCGGCTATAACGAACGGTTTCAGGCTGTCGCTTTGGATGAATTTGCGGACGAATGGTGTGGCAGGGGTTAACGTAATTTCCTCCGGAGTGCCAAGCTGTTCAATTTTGCCATTCTTCATGATGCAAATACGGTCTGCAAGCTTCAAAGCTTCTTGAATATCGTGTGTGACGAAAACGATCGTTTTCTGAATGGACCGTTGCAA harbors:
- the opuFB gene encoding osmoprotectant update ABC transporter permease/substrate-binding subunit OpuFB (The ABC transporter OpuF is widely distributed in Bacillus species other than B. subtilis. OpuFA is the ATP-binding subunit, while OpuFB is a fusion of permease and substrate-binding subunits.), which produces MGDFVNVFQDRKGELALALLEHIQISLIALFFAILIAIPVGVYLTTRQRIAETVIGTSAVLQTIPSLALLGLLIPLFGIGKIPAIIALVAYALLPILRNTYTGIKGIDPSLIDAATAMGMNRRKRLTKVELPLAMPVIMAGIRTSMVLIVGTATLAALIGAGGLGDLILLGIDRNSPSLIVLGAIPAALLALSFDLLLRKFEGLSFRRASIALMAFLVATTLMIVLPLLPTKNDKQLVIGAKLGAEPELLINMYKLLIEEETDLSVELKPGLGKTSFVFNALQSGSIDIYPEFTGTALSEFLKEAAVSNDRNEVYAQARKGLDEQFDLVLLPPMEYNNTYTLAVSKTFAEQYDVQTISDLAAIQNAVKAGFTLEFNDREDGYRGIRSLYGIDFPSVQTMEPKLRYQAIESGDINLMDAYSTDSELQQYELTVLQDDKELFPPYQGAPLLRKETLETYPELEEVLNRLAGKVTDDEMRDMNYKVNAEGEKPEDVARAFLRDAGLLE